The following nucleotide sequence is from Pseudomonas sessilinigenes.
GCACCTCGTCACCGTGCACCAGCTGCATCGGGGCCACCTTGGTACGTACGCCGGTCACGCCCTTGGCCTGCTTGGGGCACAGGTTGAAGGAGAAGCGCAGGCAATGCTTGGTGATCATCACCGGCACTTCGCCGTGTTCCTCGTGGGCCTCGAAGGCGGCGTCGATCAACTGCACGCCATGGCGATGGTAGAAGTCCCGGGCCTTCTGGTTGTAGACGTTGGCCAGGAACGACAGGTGCGATTCGGGGTAGACCGGCGGCGGGTTGCTTTCGGCTTTGCGCGAGCCCCGTGGATGGGCGGCGATCCGTGCGGCGTCCAGGGCTTCGATGGCTTCCCGGCGCAGGGCCTTGAGCTGGGAGTTGGGGATGAAGTAGGCCTGGGGGGCGTCCAGCTTGACGTCGGTGGCGTGGTAGCAGGTAGTGCCCAGCTGGCCCAACAGGTCGCGCAATTGCTCCAGGGCCTGCTCCGGCTTGTTGGCCACGCCAAAGGGGCCGTCCAGGGCGACGCTGATGCCGATGCCTTCTTCACTGGTGGCGCTCAGCTCCAGGCGCTCCTCGCGCAGCCGGGCCTGCCAGGCCAGGCCGATGCGGCGTTCGGCGGAGGTACGGGTCAGGGCCTGCTGCCAGTTGTGGTCCAGGTTGCGGCTCAGCGGATGGTTGGGGCGCAGGCGATGCAGGCCCTCGGGCATTTCGTTGGGCTCGACGCGATAGCGATAGCGCTTTTCACCGTCTTCCTCGAACTCGCCGCGGGCTTCGGCGATGTTGGCGCGAAAGCCCACCACCTCGCGCTTGACCAGCAAGTTGAGGCCGTCGCCGTTGGACAATGGCTCGAAGGTCACCACCTCTAGGTCGCGCTTGCCGACCTTTTCCACCACGCCCACCGGCAATCCGGTGAAGGTTGGTGAGTCGAACGCGCCGATGTCGATCTTGCGCTCGCTGACGAAGTAGTCGGTGCTGCCACGGTGGAAGGTCTTGTCCGGGTCGGGAACGAAGAAGTGCGCGGTGCGGCCGCTGGACGCGCGAGCCAGGTCCGGGCGGTCTTCCAGTACGTCGTCCAGGCGCTGGCGGTAGTAGGCGGTGATGTTCTTCACATACCCCATGTCCTTATAGCGACCCTCGATCTTGAACGAGCGCACCCCGGCTTCGACCAGGGCGCGGATGTTGGCGCTCTGGTTGTTGTCCTTCATCGACAGCAGGTGCTTTTCGTAGGCGATCACGCCACCGTGCTCATCCTTCAGGGTGTAGGGCAGGCGGCAGGCCTGGGAGCAGTCGCCGCGGTTGGCGCTGCGACCGGTCTGGGCATGGGAAATGTTGCACTGGCCGGAGAAGGCCACGCACAGGGCGCCGTGGATGAAGAATTCGATGGCCGCGTCGGTCTCGGCGGCGATGGCGCTGATTTCCTTGAGGTTCAGCTCACGAGCCAGTACCAGCTGGGAGAAGCCGGCCTGGTCGAGGAACTTGGCCCGCTCCAGGGTGCGAATATCGGTCTGGGTGCTGGCGTGCAGTTCGATGGGCGGAATGTCCAGCTCCATCACCCCCAGGTCCTGGACGATCAGCGCATCGACACCGGCGTCGTACAACTGATGGATCAGTTTGCGCGCCGGCTCCAACTCATTGTCGTGGAGGATGGTGTTGAGGGTGGTGAATACCCGGGCGTGATAGCGACGGGCGAATTCCACCAGCTGGGCGATATCGCTCACCTCGTTACTGGCGTTGTGGCGGGCGCCGAAGCTCGGGCCACCGATGTACACCGCGTCGGCGCCATGCAGGATGGCTTCGCGGGCGATGCCGACATCGCGGGCAGGGCTGAGCAGTTCGAGGTGATGTTTGGGCAAGGACATGTTTTTTTAATCAGGCTTATCAGGGTCAAGGCGCGCATTGTAGCGGCGAAATGCTTGCCCGGCACCCGTGTGCTGCCCGGTGGCGGCTGCGCACTGGGCGCAGCCGCTTGGCATCAGGCCTTGGCGGCCATCGCGGTGACTTCCACGCGCATTCCCGGCACTGCCAGCGCCGCTACGCCAACGGCCGCGCGAACTGGCCAGGGCTTGGCGAAGAAACGCTGGTAGACCTCGTTGAAGGCTGCGCGATCGGCCATGTCGGTGAGGTAGATGGTCAGGTGCAGGACCCGGTCCATGGAGCTGCCGGCGCGCTCCAGCGCGACCTTCAGCGCTTGCAGGGTGCACTCGCTTTGCAGGGTGATGTCGCCCAGTTCCAGGCTGCCGTCGGCATGGGTCGGGATCTGGGTGGAGACCAGCAGGCCGCCGAAGCCTGCGACGTCGGAGGAAATGGAGTCGGCGTCCGGATCGGGCAGGAAGGAAATATCTTGGTTTGCCATGGGGCTCTCTTGTTCGAGGGGGTTACAAGGGCAGGGCCGTTCGGGGCGGTCGCTGCGCAAGGTTTGCATCATGCCATCCGTGGCCCGGCGGTTCAAAACTGCAGGCTGAGCATCCTGGCCAACTGCCGTTGCGCCTCTCTGTGGGAGCGATTGCAGGCCTTCAACGTGTCCTGCAGGCACTGGACGAAACACTGGGCGGCCGAATCCAGGGGCTGGTCACGCAGGTGGATCACGCTGGCTTCGCTCTCCTCGAGGGGTTGCTCGAGGGTCAACGCCCGGACCCTGCCCTGCAGCGGAGGACAGAGCATCATGGGTTCGGGGGAGTAGCCGAGCATCCCGGCATCGGTGATCAGGCTGCTGAGCATGGCACTGGACTGGGCACAGACGATGCGCCCGGGGTCTATGTGCAAGCCGTGGCGTTCGAATAACTGGTGCATGAGTGGCGCTTGGCTGGACTGGCTGAAGTTGATCACCCAGTCATCCTCCAGCAACTCGGCCAGCGAGCGCGCCGAGCATCGTGGGTGCTCGTGCACCGCCAGGACCTTCATCCGGTAGCGTGCCAGGGGCATGTGCACGAACTCCTGGGGGGGCAAGGGGGCGGCTGGCCCCAGGGCCAAGTGCATCAAGCCATTGCGCAGCAGCGGCAGACTGACGGCCAGCAGGCCTTCATAGACCTCCAGCTGGACCTTGGGCAGCGCCTGGCGAAAGGCCTGGACTGTGCTGGCGAGTACGGTCTGGCCCAGCCAGGGGGTCACCCCTACGCACAGTCGCGAGGGCGTTTCTCCTCGTAGGCTGGCCAAGTCGGCCTGGGCTTTTTGCAGCTGGCTGGCGATCTGCGTGGCGTGTGGCAGCAGGATCTTACCGGCCGGGGTCAAGCGGGCCCCACCGGTATGGCGGACCAACAGGGCCAAGCCCTGTTCTTCTTCCAGTTCCCGCAGGGCTCGGGTCACTGCCGCCTGGGACACCCCCAGGCGGCGGGCAGCGGCGCGGATTCCGCCGCCCTCGGCAACGGCCACCAAGGCCTGCAACTGATGGAGTTTCACTGGGGGCTCCTGAATACCAACGGTTGTCACGACAACGTTTTTGCGGCTTATGCCTGGCATTTTCCGGCGCTAGGTTAGGTCAATGGACCGGGGTCGGTCCATGCGCTGCACGTCACATAGACCTTCAGGACACGACACCATGCATGAAACCCGGATAAGTCCCGGAATCGCTGAAATCACTCCGGCAATGATCGAGTTGCGACGGGCGCTGCATGCCCAGCCGGAGCTGGGATATGAAGAGTTCCTTACCCGTGAGCGGGTGGTCGAGCTTCTACGCAAGTGGGGCTACGAGGTCCATCTGGAACTGGCCGAGACTGCCGTAGTGGCTAGCTTGCACAATGGCCATGGCCCTAGCCTGGGGCTGCGGGCAGAGCTCGATGCGTTGCCGATAACCGAGCAGGGCGAACATCCATGGCGCAGCCGCACACCCGGCAAGATGCATGCCTGCGGGCATGATGGGCACATCGCGATGCTCCTGGCCGCTGCTTGTGAGCTGGCTCGCAATCGCTGCTGGCGCGGCACCCTGCATCTGTTCTTCCAACCGGCAGAGGAAGGACATGGAGGCTCTGGCGCCAAGCGCATGCTGGAGGAGAACGTCTTCGAGCTGTTTCCCTGCGATGGGATTTTCGCGCTGCACAATTCGCCAGGCATGCCGGTTGGCCGGTTCGGGGTGTTGGCCGGTCCATGCATGGCGTCTACCGACAACATCGTCATTCTCATCGAAGGTGTTGGCGGTCATGGTGCCATGCCGCACAAGAGCGTGGACCCGGTGGTGATCGGTTCCTCACTGGTCATGGCCCTGCAAAGCCTGGTGTCGCGCAATGTACCGCCCAGTGACATGGCCATCGTGACCGTTGGTGCATTCCTGGCGGGCGATGCCGCCAACGTCATCCCCCAGCAGGCCGAGTTGCGCCTGAGCGTGCGGGCCTTGCGACCTGAGGTCCGGCAGATGCTCCGGGCGCGAATCCAGAGCCTGGCCGAACTGCACGCCGGCAGCTTCGGCGCCAAGGCCCGGGTGATCTTCGGTGAGGGGTATCCGGTCCTGGTCAACGACCAGCAGGCCAGTTCGCTGGCCGCCGGGGTGATTCGCGACTGGCTTGGCGAAAACGCATTGGTGCAGGGCCTGCAACCGATTTGTGCCAGCGATGACTTTGCCTACTGGCTGGAGCGTGTGCCCGGCTGCTACCTGTTGATCGGCAATGGCGACGGCGCGGGCAGTTGCGAAGTGCATCACCCGGAATATGACTTCAACGATCAAATCTTGCCCCTGGGCGCCAGCTTCTGGGTACGCCTGGCCGAGCGTTTTCTGGCCTGAATCGAACGCCTGAGAGGAACCGTTGATGACAACAACAAAAACAACGACCACGACCCTGCTCGATGCGGCAACTGAGTCGCCCCGGCCCAAGCATTACCGGGCGATTGCCGCGATCTGCCTGGGCAATGCCCTGGAGTTCTACGACTTCCTGGTCTACAGCATGCTGGCAACGCTGATGGCCCGGTTGTTCTTTCCCTTTGGCGATCACACGCTGATTCCCCTGATGCTGTCGCTGGCGGTGTTTGGCACCGGCTTCGTCATGCGTCCGCTAGGCGGTTTGCTGATCGGCCTGTATGCCGACCGTGTGGGGCGCAAGGCGGCGTTGCGCCTGACCTTGTGGTTGATGGCGAGCGGCTCGCTGTTGTTCACCCTGGCCCCTACCTACGCCCAGGCCGGGCTGCTTGGGCCGGCGGTGATCATCCTGGCACGTCTGGTCCAGGGGTTTGCTGTAGGCGGGCAGATTGGTAGCTCCACGACGATGCTGATGGAGTATGCGGATAAGGATTCCCGGGGCTACTACTGCAGTTGGCAGACGTTCAGCCAAAGCCTGGGCATCGCCTTCGGCGGGGTGCTGGTGATGAGCCTGAGCAGTCTGTTGAGCGCCGAGGCCATGGATAGCTGGGGCTGGCGACTGGTATTCGCCGTCGGCATCCTGGCGATTCCCATCAGCGAGTACATCCGCCACCGGCTGCCGGAGACCGAGGTGCACCGCAAATTGGTACGCCAGGAGCCGGAGGGCGAACGCCAACTCAAGCTGCTGTTGCGCCACCCGAGGCAGATAGTGGCCGGAGTGCTGCTCGTGACCGGTGCCACCGTGCCTATCTATACCATTCAGTTCTACCTGGCGAACCATGCGATCAGTGTCTTGCACATGCCCCTGGCTGTGGCGACCTGGGCGGCTATCTTCGCTTGCCTGCCACCGTTGCTGCTGTCCGCCCATGCGGGGCGGTTGAGTGACCGCATCGGGCGACGCAAGTCGATCTTCTGGCCACTGCCCATCCTTCTGGTTGCCATCTACCCGGCGTTCCTGTTGGTCAATCTGTATCCGAATATCCTGATGCTGCTGGCGATCGTGACAGTGCTGAGCATCCCCTTGACCTACACCATCGTCCCTAACATGGCGCTCTTGCCTGAATTGTTTCCGGCCCGGATCAGGGTCAGTGGAATGTCCATCGCCTACTGCATCGGCGTGGCGGTCTTCGGAGGGTTCACCCAGTTGTTCGCTGCCGCACTGGTCAGCCTCACTGGCAGTCCGAATGCCCCGGCCTGGTACATGTTCGCGGCTATCGTACTGTCCCTGGCGGGGTTGAAGTTGGCACCCGAAACAGCTGGCAGGGAGTTGGATTGACAGGAAAAGAAGCAGGACTGCGCCGGCATCTAAGGTTACAAATGGATCAATTGAGTCAATATTGACTCATTGGCGGCTGCGAAGTATCTTGTCGCCAGTTCGGACTTTTCCGGATATTTCATCGGTAATCCGTGTGCAGGGACGGCGCTGACACCCTCCCAAGCCCAAACAGCACGAAGTGCCCTGGCCGCGTTGCTCTGCCATAGGTCAAGGCACGGATGGATGTGCCGGTCCAGCTCCTTTGGTTGGCCGCAACCAGCCAATTTGCCCCGTCGGCCTTCGGACCGCGGGGCTTTTTTGTGTGCCGGCAATGCACTGGAATGGGGGAGGACAGCCCGTCAGGCAGGCTTGGTGGTGGCAATGGCGCCATGGAGGAACATCTGTTCCACCACATTGGCCGAATTGGCGCTGGCCGCGCGGCCACGGCGCTCGGCATCGACAATGCCGAAGATCAGGGTGAGGAACAACTCGGTGAAGACCTGGGCGGTGATATCGATGCGGAACACTCCTAACTGCTGGCCTCGCAGGAAGAACGCATCCAGGGCATCGGTATAGAACTGCCAGCGTTCGTCTTCGCCGTCGTTGAGCATGGTGTCGGGGCGGTACTGGAACAGCAGGAACACCAGCATTTCGCGATGGGCCAGGTGCTCGCTGACCAACGAGCGCAGGGCGGCTACGGGCTCGTCATGTTGCAGGTCGGTGCTATCGATGATGCGATTGAGTACGCCTTGGCCGTGGTCTTCCATCATCTGCAGCAGCTTGTCGCGCGTGCCGCAGAAGCGGTGCAGGGTGGCCTTGCTCACTCCGGCGAGTTCCGCCAGCTCCTTGAGGGTCGCCCGCGGACGGTCGACGATGGCCTGGGCCAGCGCCTTGATGAGTCGTTCGTCTTGAGGGGTCAAGAGCATCAGTGGACCTCGTGTCAGTTGTGAAATGCACGCATTGTGCAGAAATAGTCGATGGCTTCAACGCCAATCAGCGATTGGATGAGGAAAACCGCCACTCAAGTCGCGTTCCAGACGTTGGTTCCAGGAGCACCTTCATCGCCACCCGATGGGTTCAACCCGGGTGACCGGCCTGAAACAACTGCTGGAAACCTTGCAGGGTGCTGTCCACGAAGCGTTCATCGGTGGTGCCTTCAGGGAAATCCAGGACACCCTGAATAACCAGGGAGGCCAGGCCGTGAGTGTAGGACCAGCCGGCGAGGGCCGCTCGCCGCACCTGTGGCTCGTCCACCTGCAGGTGCAGTAACTCGGCGATGATGCGCCGCAACTCGCCGAAGGCCTGTTCTCGGGCGATGGACAGCTCGGGGAGCATTTCGCCGGTGGCGAACTCAGGGCCGAACATCAATTGGTACAGCGCCGGATTGCGCCGAGCGAAACCGAAGTAGCTCAGGCAGGCGTTGCGCAGTTTCTGCGTACCGTCGACGGTGCTGTCGTTGAACACCAGTACCGCTGCCAGCTCACGAAACCCTTCGGCTGCGAGGCTGCCGACCAGCTGGGCACGATTGGCGTAGTGATGATAGGCGGCAGTGGCACTGACGCCCACGCGCTCGGAAACCGCTCTTAATGAAAGCCGGGTCGGTCCCACTTCCTCCAGCATTGCCCGGGCGGCAGCCAGGAGCTGCGGTGCCAGGTTGCCCACGTGGTAGGAGTCGCGCGAGCGTGGGGAGTTCTTGGTCATGGGAAGTTCGCCGGTATGGCCTGAAGGGGCCTGAAAA
It contains:
- a CDS encoding M20 aminoacylase family protein codes for the protein MHETRISPGIAEITPAMIELRRALHAQPELGYEEFLTRERVVELLRKWGYEVHLELAETAVVASLHNGHGPSLGLRAELDALPITEQGEHPWRSRTPGKMHACGHDGHIAMLLAAACELARNRCWRGTLHLFFQPAEEGHGGSGAKRMLEENVFELFPCDGIFALHNSPGMPVGRFGVLAGPCMASTDNIVILIEGVGGHGAMPHKSVDPVVIGSSLVMALQSLVSRNVPPSDMAIVTVGAFLAGDAANVIPQQAELRLSVRALRPEVRQMLRARIQSLAELHAGSFGAKARVIFGEGYPVLVNDQQASSLAAGVIRDWLGENALVQGLQPICASDDFAYWLERVPGCYLLIGNGDGAGSCEVHHPEYDFNDQILPLGASFWVRLAERFLA
- a CDS encoding RidA family protein, whose product is MANQDISFLPDPDADSISSDVAGFGGLLVSTQIPTHADGSLELGDITLQSECTLQALKVALERAGSSMDRVLHLTIYLTDMADRAAFNEVYQRFFAKPWPVRAAVGVAALAVPGMRVEVTAMAAKA
- a CDS encoding MFS transporter yields the protein MTTTKTTTTTLLDAATESPRPKHYRAIAAICLGNALEFYDFLVYSMLATLMARLFFPFGDHTLIPLMLSLAVFGTGFVMRPLGGLLIGLYADRVGRKAALRLTLWLMASGSLLFTLAPTYAQAGLLGPAVIILARLVQGFAVGGQIGSSTTMLMEYADKDSRGYYCSWQTFSQSLGIAFGGVLVMSLSSLLSAEAMDSWGWRLVFAVGILAIPISEYIRHRLPETEVHRKLVRQEPEGERQLKLLLRHPRQIVAGVLLVTGATVPIYTIQFYLANHAISVLHMPLAVATWAAIFACLPPLLLSAHAGRLSDRIGRRKSIFWPLPILLVAIYPAFLLVNLYPNILMLLAIVTVLSIPLTYTIVPNMALLPELFPARIRVSGMSIAYCIGVAVFGGFTQLFAAALVSLTGSPNAPAWYMFAAIVLSLAGLKLAPETAGRELD
- a CDS encoding TetR/AcrR family transcriptional regulator; the protein is MTKNSPRSRDSYHVGNLAPQLLAAARAMLEEVGPTRLSLRAVSERVGVSATAAYHHYANRAQLVGSLAAEGFRELAAVLVFNDSTVDGTQKLRNACLSYFGFARRNPALYQLMFGPEFATGEMLPELSIAREQAFGELRRIIAELLHLQVDEPQVRRAALAGWSYTHGLASLVIQGVLDFPEGTTDERFVDSTLQGFQQLFQAGHPG
- a CDS encoding transcriptional regulator, coding for MLLTPQDERLIKALAQAIVDRPRATLKELAELAGVSKATLHRFCGTRDKLLQMMEDHGQGVLNRIIDSTDLQHDEPVAALRSLVSEHLAHREMLVFLLFQYRPDTMLNDGEDERWQFYTDALDAFFLRGQQLGVFRIDITAQVFTELFLTLIFGIVDAERRGRAASANSANVVEQMFLHGAIATTKPA
- a CDS encoding LysR family transcriptional regulator → MKLHQLQALVAVAEGGGIRAAARRLGVSQAAVTRALRELEEEQGLALLVRHTGGARLTPAGKILLPHATQIASQLQKAQADLASLRGETPSRLCVGVTPWLGQTVLASTVQAFRQALPKVQLEVYEGLLAVSLPLLRNGLMHLALGPAAPLPPQEFVHMPLARYRMKVLAVHEHPRCSARSLAELLEDDWVINFSQSSQAPLMHQLFERHGLHIDPGRIVCAQSSAMLSSLITDAGMLGYSPEPMMLCPPLQGRVRALTLEQPLEESEASVIHLRDQPLDSAAQCFVQCLQDTLKACNRSHREAQRQLARMLSLQF
- a CDS encoding peptidase U32 family protein, yielding MSLPKHHLELLSPARDVGIAREAILHGADAVYIGGPSFGARHNASNEVSDIAQLVEFARRYHARVFTTLNTILHDNELEPARKLIHQLYDAGVDALIVQDLGVMELDIPPIELHASTQTDIRTLERAKFLDQAGFSQLVLARELNLKEISAIAAETDAAIEFFIHGALCVAFSGQCNISHAQTGRSANRGDCSQACRLPYTLKDEHGGVIAYEKHLLSMKDNNQSANIRALVEAGVRSFKIEGRYKDMGYVKNITAYYRQRLDDVLEDRPDLARASSGRTAHFFVPDPDKTFHRGSTDYFVSERKIDIGAFDSPTFTGLPVGVVEKVGKRDLEVVTFEPLSNGDGLNLLVKREVVGFRANIAEARGEFEEDGEKRYRYRVEPNEMPEGLHRLRPNHPLSRNLDHNWQQALTRTSAERRIGLAWQARLREERLELSATSEEGIGISVALDGPFGVANKPEQALEQLRDLLGQLGTTCYHATDVKLDAPQAYFIPNSQLKALRREAIEALDAARIAAHPRGSRKAESNPPPVYPESHLSFLANVYNQKARDFYHRHGVQLIDAAFEAHEEHGEVPVMITKHCLRFSFNLCPKQAKGVTGVRTKVAPMQLVHGDEVLTLKFDCKPCEMHVVGKIKGHILDLPLPGSSADSVVGHISPEDLLKTIHRAPH